A DNA window from Vibrio cidicii contains the following coding sequences:
- a CDS encoding sodium:proton antiporter translates to MSVYYTLCFLSAAAMLIAFVNSKIGKMQTTIAITAGSMVLSLLILIAGQNNWFHLSEIATQTVSSINFEDFLLKGILGFLLFAGGLGIKLPNLKDQKWEITVLALGATLFSTFFIGFVLYGTCQLIGIQFDLIYCLLFGALISPTDPIAVLAIVKKLNAPKRISTQIEGESLFNDGFGLVIFVTLFTIAFGSEAPTVGSVTMLFIQEAIGGIVYGFALGLLFHYLICATDDHSMELLLTIGVPTAGYAFAEVIHVSGPLAMVVSGIMMGNWTRFIGFSKESEDHLDHFWELVDEFLNGVLFLLIGMSMLLFKFHQEDWIMMAIAVPLVLLARYLSVFISYIGFKRFRSYNPWSIRILTWGGLRGGLALAMALSIPSGIWVIEDKLIDVKEFILVMTYAVVVFSILVQGSTITPMIEKAKKVDADYQ, encoded by the coding sequence ATGTCGGTCTACTACACTCTCTGTTTTTTGTCTGCAGCAGCTATGCTGATCGCGTTTGTTAACAGCAAAATCGGCAAAATGCAGACCACCATTGCTATCACGGCGGGTTCTATGGTGCTGTCACTCCTTATCCTTATCGCGGGTCAAAATAACTGGTTTCATCTCAGCGAGATCGCTACTCAAACGGTATCGAGCATCAACTTCGAAGATTTCCTGCTCAAGGGGATCCTCGGTTTCCTTCTGTTTGCTGGCGGTCTTGGCATTAAATTACCCAACCTCAAAGATCAGAAATGGGAAATTACCGTACTGGCTTTAGGTGCAACGCTGTTTTCTACCTTCTTTATTGGCTTTGTGCTTTACGGAACGTGCCAGTTAATCGGTATCCAATTTGACCTGATCTACTGCTTACTCTTTGGCGCTCTGATTTCCCCAACCGACCCCATTGCTGTACTGGCGATCGTCAAAAAGCTGAACGCACCAAAACGTATTTCGACGCAAATTGAAGGCGAATCGCTGTTTAACGACGGCTTTGGTCTGGTGATTTTCGTGACGCTGTTCACCATCGCTTTTGGTAGCGAAGCACCAACCGTCGGCAGCGTGACCATGCTGTTTATCCAAGAAGCGATTGGGGGCATTGTCTACGGCTTCGCTTTGGGTCTGCTGTTCCACTATCTGATCTGCGCGACCGATGACCACTCGATGGAGCTCTTACTCACCATCGGTGTGCCCACCGCAGGCTATGCGTTCGCTGAAGTGATCCACGTTTCTGGTCCACTGGCGATGGTGGTTTCAGGCATTATGATGGGCAACTGGACGCGATTCATCGGCTTTTCCAAAGAGAGTGAAGACCACTTGGATCACTTCTGGGAACTGGTGGACGAGTTCTTAAATGGGGTGCTGTTTCTGCTGATCGGCATGTCGATGCTGCTGTTTAAGTTCCATCAGGAAGACTGGATCATGATGGCGATTGCGGTACCTTTGGTATTGCTCGCACGTTATTTGAGTGTCTTTATCTCATACATTGGTTTTAAGCGTTTTCGCAGCTACAACCCTTGGTCAATTCGTATTTTAACTTGGGGCGGCTTGCGCGGCGGCCTAGCGCTGGCCATGGCGCTGTCGATTCCTAGCGGTATTTGGGTGATTGAAGATAAGCTGATTGACGTTAAAGAGTTTATTCTGGTTATGACCTACGCGGTCGTGGTGTTCTCCATTTTAGTCCAAGGGTCAACCATCACCCCTATGATTGAAAAAGCCAAGAAAGTAGATGCAGATTACCAATAA